Proteins from a single region of Streptomyces sp. HUAS 15-9:
- a CDS encoding MerR family transcriptional regulator gives MEELAKLAGITVRTLRFYRERKLIPPPRREGRIAWYDDHHLARLHTISALLERGHTLNGIAELAEAFDHGRDVADLLGVGAPTEEEPVRLTPEELADHFAGEVTRENLAAAMDLGYLGTDGDEIVHISRRLLDVSSALVREGIPLAEVLTAAKRVREHADALAELFTEVILRYGPEEDLARLRPLARSVVEAELSLALDRRLRKRD, from the coding sequence ATGGAGGAGCTGGCGAAGCTGGCCGGCATCACCGTGCGCACCCTGCGCTTCTACCGCGAGCGCAAGCTGATCCCGCCGCCCCGCCGCGAGGGCCGTATCGCCTGGTACGACGACCACCATCTGGCCCGGCTGCACACGATCTCGGCCCTGCTGGAACGCGGCCACACCCTGAACGGCATCGCGGAGCTCGCCGAGGCCTTCGACCACGGCCGGGACGTCGCCGACCTGCTCGGCGTCGGCGCCCCCACCGAGGAGGAGCCGGTCCGGCTGACCCCCGAGGAACTCGCCGACCACTTCGCGGGCGAGGTCACCCGCGAGAACCTCGCCGCGGCCATGGACCTCGGCTACCTCGGCACCGACGGCGACGAGATCGTCCACATCAGCCGCCGCCTGCTGGACGTGTCCTCGGCCCTGGTCCGCGAGGGCATCCCGCTCGCCGAGGTCCTGACGGCGGCCAAACGCGTACGCGAACACGCGGACGCCCTGGCCGAACTCTTCACCGAGGTCATCCTCCGTTACGGCCCCGAGGAGGACCTGGCACGCCTGCGCCCCCTGGCCCGCAGCGTGGTGGAGGCGGAACTGTCCCTGGCCCTGGACCGAAGGCTGCGCAAGCGGGACTGA
- a CDS encoding recombinase family protein, with protein sequence MPEHSVRPALPPLPDSPFTERPRALAALRLSCLTSVTTSPGRQRSAIQSAADRLGLTPVAEASDLGISARDTSPFERPSLSLWLRRPHECDAVVWAHVDRAVRSVAHMTELIAWGRQHARTLVFGTPEAEGPLVVTPQANGSTIRRCMDVDHPTVHGHRS encoded by the coding sequence ATGCCCGAGCACAGCGTTCGTCCAGCCCTGCCCCCTTTGCCTGACTCGCCCTTCACCGAACGGCCCAGGGCCCTTGCAGCCCTGCGTCTCAGCTGCCTCACCAGTGTGACCACTTCGCCGGGCAGGCAACGGTCCGCCATCCAGTCGGCCGCCGACAGGCTCGGCTTGACTCCGGTCGCCGAGGCGTCGGACCTCGGCATCTCGGCCCGCGATACGTCCCCGTTCGAGAGACCGTCCCTCTCACTCTGGCTGCGGCGGCCTCACGAGTGCGACGCCGTCGTATGGGCCCATGTGGATCGCGCCGTACGCTCCGTGGCCCACATGACGGAGTTGATCGCCTGGGGACGACAGCACGCCCGGACTCTCGTGTTCGGTACGCCAGAGGCCGAGGGCCCGCTCGTCGTAACACCGCAGGCGAACGGATCGACCATCCGACGGTGCATGGACGTCGACCATCCGACGGTGCATGGACATCGCTCATGA
- a CDS encoding recombinase family protein — translation MDIAHDAEQEARTISARLSDSHEALRAAGRYGGGLIPFGCRKALHPSGHGWCLTPDSETAAVIRMIVHDVHAGQSLTAIACELNASAMPVPRDRHAQLQSRPTGGRRHGRDFGRFRWTSGTLSKVLRSPP, via the coding sequence ATGGACATCGCTCATGACGCCGAACAGGAAGCCCGCACCATCTCCGCCCGGCTCAGTGACAGTCACGAAGCACTGCGTGCCGCCGGTCGCTACGGCGGAGGGTTGATCCCCTTCGGCTGTCGGAAGGCGCTGCACCCCTCGGGCCACGGGTGGTGCCTGACGCCCGATTCCGAGACCGCCGCCGTCATTCGCATGATCGTGCACGACGTGCACGCAGGACAGTCACTGACTGCCATCGCATGCGAGCTGAACGCCTCGGCCATGCCGGTACCACGCGACCGCCACGCCCAGCTCCAGAGCCGTCCCACCGGCGGCCGTCGCCACGGTCGCGACTTCGGTCGGTTCCGCTGGACCTCAGGCACTTTGTCCAAGGTATTGCGCAGCCCTCCTTGA
- a CDS encoding exodeoxyribonuclease III produces MLTVTSVNVNGLRAAAKKGFVPWLAETSADVLCLQEVRAEPQQLPEDVRRPDGWHVVHAPAAAKGRAGVSLYTRREPDRVQVGFGSAEFDGSGRYVEADLPGITVASLYLPSGEVGTERQDEKVRFMDEFLAHLKGLRERAAAGGREVLVCGDWNIAHQNADLKNWRANTKNSGFLPQEREWLGRVLDPADGGYTDVVRALHPDAEGPYTWWSYRGRAFDNDSGWRIDLAVATPGLAARAVKAVVERAASHEERWSDHAPVTVVFEM; encoded by the coding sequence GTGCTGACTGTGACCTCGGTGAATGTGAACGGGCTGCGGGCCGCCGCGAAGAAGGGCTTCGTCCCGTGGCTCGCGGAGACCTCCGCGGATGTGCTGTGCCTCCAGGAGGTGCGCGCCGAGCCGCAGCAGCTGCCCGAGGACGTGCGCCGGCCCGACGGCTGGCATGTCGTGCACGCCCCGGCCGCCGCCAAGGGCCGCGCGGGCGTCTCCCTCTACACGCGGCGCGAACCCGACCGCGTCCAGGTGGGCTTCGGATCGGCCGAGTTCGACGGCAGCGGCCGCTATGTCGAGGCCGACCTGCCCGGCATCACGGTCGCCTCCCTCTACCTCCCCTCCGGGGAGGTGGGCACCGAGCGGCAGGACGAGAAGGTCCGGTTCATGGACGAATTCCTCGCCCATCTCAAGGGGCTGCGCGAGCGCGCCGCCGCCGGCGGCCGTGAGGTGCTGGTCTGCGGCGACTGGAACATCGCCCACCAGAACGCCGACCTCAAGAACTGGCGCGCCAACACCAAGAACTCGGGCTTCCTGCCTCAGGAGCGCGAGTGGCTCGGCAGGGTCCTCGACCCGGCCGACGGCGGCTACACGGACGTGGTGCGCGCCCTGCACCCGGACGCCGAGGGGCCGTACACATGGTGGTCGTACCGGGGGCGGGCCTTCGACAACGATTCAGGTTGGAGGATCGACCTGGCCGTGGCGACCCCTGGGCTCGCGGCACGGGCCGTCAAGGCAGTCGTGGAGCGGGCCGCCAGTCACGAGGAGCGGTGGTCGGACCACGCTCCTGTGACCGTCGTCTTCGAGATGTGA
- a CDS encoding GNAT family N-acetyltransferase, translating into MNIRPVPFDHPDAVKLNDEVQAEYHVRYGDGGDATTLNTSDFEPPSGVYLIAYDEGGRPVATGGWRSQDENGEGHEDGDAELKRMYVVEEMRGRGVARRMLAALEENARAAGRARMVLETGTKQPEAIALYLSSGYEPCTKFGYYRHYESSRCYAKPL; encoded by the coding sequence ATGAATATACGTCCCGTTCCCTTCGACCACCCCGACGCCGTCAAGCTCAACGACGAGGTCCAGGCCGAGTACCACGTGCGCTACGGCGACGGCGGTGACGCCACCACCCTGAACACGTCGGACTTCGAGCCGCCCAGCGGCGTCTACCTGATCGCGTACGACGAGGGCGGCCGCCCCGTGGCCACCGGCGGCTGGCGCAGCCAGGACGAGAACGGCGAGGGTCACGAGGACGGCGACGCCGAACTCAAGCGCATGTACGTGGTCGAGGAGATGCGCGGCCGCGGCGTGGCCCGCCGCATGCTGGCGGCCCTGGAGGAGAACGCCCGTGCGGCCGGCCGCGCCCGCATGGTCCTGGAGACGGGCACCAAGCAGCCGGAGGCCATCGCCCTCTACCTCTCCAGCGGTTACGAGCCCTGCACCAAGTTCGGCTACTACCGCCACTACGAGTCGAGCCGCTGCTACGCGAAGCCACTGTGA
- the sepX gene encoding divisome protein SepX/GlpR codes for MSSSGLIYAVIVGAWAAYLVPMWLRRQDELNEARPTERFSTAIRLLSGRAGMERRYAKDLRARSVQEGEPSAVDPDAATDSVDVRAFAMPPTRRQVRADVEPETPERPETARNQGAGQAPKPGSAPARQQGSAPKSPSVSAPKSSSVPKSPSTSASTPASAPKRVPAARRSPSAQAAAARAQRSKALARRRRTTVMLFLAFTLGAIVAAVGGLAFLWAPAVPAVLLSSYIAYLRSQERRRFAYQMDRRQAEAAAARLRERARQPRRRAPLDADASADEPDDGPATETDTGMSALAADRRALVEQTDHAEWVDQQRERRRGPGHGDSWDPVPVPLPTYVTAPVAPRATSDVDLEAPDAWSSARSSSVAPEQEAKPDTTARDSAPADEDKPAADERGDARRRAASARRARERGRTPLFDQYEDGDRPRAANE; via the coding sequence GTGAGCAGCAGCGGCCTCATCTACGCAGTCATTGTCGGGGCCTGGGCCGCCTACTTGGTGCCGATGTGGCTCCGTAGGCAGGACGAGCTGAACGAGGCCCGTCCGACGGAACGCTTCAGCACCGCCATCCGGCTGCTGTCCGGACGGGCGGGGATGGAGCGCCGGTACGCCAAGGACCTGCGGGCGCGCTCCGTCCAGGAGGGGGAGCCCAGCGCCGTCGACCCGGACGCCGCCACCGACTCGGTGGACGTCCGGGCGTTCGCCATGCCTCCGACCCGCCGTCAGGTACGGGCGGACGTCGAGCCGGAGACACCGGAGCGCCCGGAGACGGCACGCAACCAAGGGGCCGGGCAGGCGCCGAAGCCGGGCTCCGCGCCCGCGCGTCAGCAGGGCTCCGCGCCCAAGTCCCCTTCCGTGTCGGCGCCCAAATCCTCCTCCGTGCCGAAGTCCCCCTCCACATCGGCTTCCACACCGGCGTCCGCGCCCAAGCGCGTGCCCGCCGCGCGGCGTTCGCCCTCGGCCCAGGCGGCCGCGGCACGCGCCCAGCGCTCGAAGGCACTCGCGCGTCGCCGGCGCACCACGGTGATGCTCTTCCTCGCCTTCACGCTCGGCGCCATCGTCGCGGCCGTCGGCGGGCTCGCGTTCCTGTGGGCGCCCGCCGTGCCCGCCGTGCTGCTCAGCTCGTACATCGCGTATCTGCGCAGCCAGGAACGCCGCCGCTTCGCCTACCAGATGGACCGGCGCCAGGCCGAGGCCGCGGCCGCGCGGCTGCGGGAGCGCGCACGCCAGCCGCGGCGCCGCGCACCCCTGGACGCGGACGCGTCCGCCGACGAACCGGACGACGGACCAGCGACCGAGACCGACACCGGCATGTCCGCGCTCGCCGCCGACCGTCGCGCCCTCGTCGAGCAGACCGACCACGCGGAGTGGGTCGACCAGCAGCGCGAACGCCGGCGCGGCCCCGGGCACGGCGACAGCTGGGACCCGGTACCGGTGCCGCTGCCGACATATGTGACCGCGCCGGTCGCGCCGCGGGCCACGTCCGACGTGGACCTGGAGGCGCCCGACGCGTGGAGTTCGGCGCGGTCCAGCTCCGTCGCGCCGGAGCAGGAGGCGAAGCCGGACACCACGGCGCGGGACTCCGCGCCCGCGGACGAGGACAAGCCGGCCGCGGACGAGCGCGGTGACGCACGGCGCCGTGCCGCCTCCGCCCGCCGCGCGCGTGAACGCGGCCGCACGCCGCTCTTCGACCAGTACGAGGACGGCGACCGCCCCCGCGCGGCCAACGAGTGA
- a CDS encoding GNAT family N-acetyltransferase, whose amino-acid sequence MLADGDIVLRPIRLRDQRAWREVNRRNRDWLRPWEATIPPPTPSGPIAHRPTYRQMVRHLRSEANSGRMLPFVIEYQGRLVGQLTVAGITWGSMCSGHVGYWVDEAVAGHGVMPTAVALVVDHCFRAVGLHRIEVCIRPENRPSRRVVEKLGFREEGLRPRYLHIDGAWRDHLVFALTAEEVPEGLLSRWQRARSQGTSNSGSAPRNPQNTPGNPA is encoded by the coding sequence GTGCTGGCGGACGGCGACATCGTCCTCCGGCCGATAAGGCTGCGCGACCAGCGGGCCTGGCGCGAGGTGAACCGGCGCAACCGGGACTGGCTGCGCCCCTGGGAGGCGACCATTCCGCCGCCCACGCCCAGCGGGCCGATAGCGCACCGGCCGACCTACCGGCAGATGGTCCGGCATCTGCGCTCCGAGGCGAACTCGGGCCGGATGCTGCCGTTCGTCATCGAATACCAGGGGCGGCTGGTCGGACAGTTGACGGTCGCCGGAATCACCTGGGGCTCGATGTGCTCGGGGCACGTCGGCTACTGGGTCGACGAGGCGGTGGCCGGCCACGGGGTGATGCCGACGGCCGTCGCGCTCGTGGTGGACCACTGTTTCCGCGCCGTCGGTCTGCACCGCATCGAGGTCTGCATTCGCCCCGAGAACCGGCCGAGCCGCCGGGTCGTGGAGAAACTCGGATTCCGCGAGGAGGGCCTGCGCCCGCGTTATCTCCACATCGACGGAGCCTGGCGCGACCACCTCGTCTTCGCGCTCACCGCGGAAGAGGTGCCCGAAGGGTTGCTGAGCCGCTGGCAGCGGGCACGCTCTCAGGGGACGTCGAACAGTGGGAGCGCGCCGCGGAATCCGCAGAACACCCCGGGGAATCCCGCATAG
- a CDS encoding MogA/MoaB family molybdenum cofactor biosynthesis protein, with amino-acid sequence MTYRALVVTASNRAAVGIYEDKGGPLIAEGLAGFGFAVDGPQVVPDGDPVEAALRAGVEAGYDAIVTTGGTGVSPTDRTPEATRRVIDYEVPGIAEAVRAFGMGKVPTAALSRGLAGVAGRTLIVNLPGSTGGVKDGLAVLEPLLIHAVDQIRGGDHPRPGSGGAS; translated from the coding sequence ATGACATACCGGGCCCTTGTGGTCACCGCCTCCAACAGGGCTGCCGTCGGGATCTACGAGGACAAGGGCGGGCCGCTGATCGCCGAGGGCCTCGCCGGATTCGGCTTCGCCGTGGACGGACCGCAGGTCGTCCCGGACGGTGACCCCGTGGAGGCGGCCCTGCGCGCCGGTGTCGAGGCGGGGTACGACGCCATCGTCACCACCGGCGGCACCGGTGTCTCACCGACCGACCGCACGCCCGAGGCGACGCGCAGGGTGATCGACTACGAGGTGCCGGGCATCGCGGAGGCCGTCAGGGCGTTCGGCATGGGGAAGGTCCCGACCGCGGCGCTGTCCCGGGGCCTGGCCGGAGTGGCGGGGCGGACGCTGATCGTCAATCTGCCGGGTTCCACCGGCGGGGTGAAGGACGGCCTCGCCGTCCTGGAGCCCCTGCTGATCCACGCCGTGGACCAGATCCGCGGCGGCGACCACCCCAGACCCGGAAGCGGGGGTGCGAGCTGA
- the moaC gene encoding cyclic pyranopterin monophosphate synthase MoaC, protein MTVPSRGETPGSPVQDRLTHLDEAGAARMVDVSGKDVTARTARASGRVLVSPRVVELLRGEGVPKGDALATARIAGIMGAKRTPDLIPLCHPLSVSGVKLELSVADDAVEILATVKTTDRTGVEMEALTAVSVAALTVIDMIKAVDKTAVITDVRVEEKTGGKSGDWSRA, encoded by the coding sequence ATGACTGTGCCTTCCCGGGGGGAGACCCCCGGATCCCCTGTGCAGGACCGACTCACGCACCTCGACGAGGCGGGCGCGGCCCGCATGGTCGACGTGTCCGGGAAGGACGTGACCGCGCGCACCGCCCGTGCCAGCGGCCGCGTCCTCGTCTCGCCCCGCGTGGTCGAGCTGCTGCGCGGCGAAGGGGTTCCCAAGGGAGACGCGCTCGCCACCGCGCGCATCGCCGGGATCATGGGCGCCAAGCGCACCCCGGACCTGATCCCCCTGTGCCACCCGTTGTCGGTCTCCGGTGTGAAACTGGAGCTGTCGGTCGCGGACGACGCCGTCGAGATCCTGGCCACCGTGAAGACCACGGACCGTACGGGCGTCGAGATGGAGGCCCTCACCGCGGTGTCGGTCGCCGCGCTCACCGTGATTGACATGATCAAGGCCGTCGACAAGACGGCGGTCATCACGGACGTACGGGTGGAGGAGAAGACGGGCGGCAAGTCGGGCGATTGGAGCCGGGCATGA
- the glp gene encoding molybdotransferase-like divisome protein Glp, which produces MSSAATRPAGQDHLWSVDEHLEDILATVRPLDPIELQLLDAQGCVLVDDVTVPLSLPPFDNSSMDGYAVRVADIAGASEEFPAVLEVVGDVAAGAAQLTRVGPGQAARIMTGAPLPPGAEAVVPVEWTDGGLGEGPVSGMPARSLVPEGATGHVRVYRPAEARAHVRAVGSDVRAGDRALEAGTVLGPPQIALLAAIGRGTVRVRPRPRVVVVSTGSELVQPGEELGSGQIYDSNSFALTAAARDAGAIAYRVGAVVDDAETLRSTIEDQLIRADLLVTTGGVSVGAYDVVKEALSHVGDEDEEGGGVEFRKLAMQPGKPQGFGSVGPDHTPLLALPGNPVSSYVSFELFVRPAIRALMGLEDVHRPTLRATLKADKALSSPKGRRQFLRATHAEGEVTPVGGTGSHLVAALAHADALIVVPEDVESVDPGTQVEVVLLD; this is translated from the coding sequence TTGAGCAGCGCCGCGACCCGCCCCGCCGGGCAGGACCACCTGTGGTCGGTGGACGAGCACCTGGAGGACATCCTCGCCACCGTCCGCCCCCTCGACCCCATCGAGCTGCAACTGCTCGACGCCCAGGGCTGCGTCCTGGTCGACGACGTCACGGTGCCTCTCTCGCTGCCACCGTTCGACAACAGCTCCATGGACGGGTACGCGGTGCGGGTCGCGGACATCGCGGGCGCGAGCGAGGAGTTTCCCGCCGTCCTGGAGGTCGTCGGGGACGTAGCGGCGGGTGCCGCCCAGCTGACCCGGGTAGGTCCGGGCCAGGCGGCCCGCATCATGACCGGTGCCCCGCTGCCGCCCGGCGCCGAGGCCGTCGTCCCCGTGGAGTGGACCGACGGAGGCCTCGGCGAGGGGCCCGTGAGCGGGATGCCCGCCCGCAGTCTGGTCCCCGAGGGGGCCACCGGGCATGTGCGCGTGTACCGGCCGGCCGAGGCACGCGCGCATGTGCGCGCGGTGGGCAGCGATGTGAGGGCCGGCGACCGCGCCCTGGAGGCCGGCACGGTTCTCGGACCGCCGCAGATCGCGCTGCTCGCCGCGATCGGGCGCGGCACGGTGCGCGTGCGCCCGCGGCCGCGCGTGGTCGTGGTGTCCACCGGCAGCGAACTGGTCCAGCCCGGAGAGGAGCTGGGCAGCGGCCAGATCTACGACTCCAACAGCTTCGCCCTGACCGCCGCCGCCCGGGACGCGGGTGCGATCGCCTACCGGGTGGGCGCCGTCGTCGACGACGCCGAGACGCTGCGGTCCACCATCGAGGACCAGCTCATCCGGGCCGACCTGCTGGTCACCACGGGCGGGGTGAGCGTGGGGGCGTACGACGTGGTCAAGGAGGCTCTGTCGCACGTCGGCGACGAGGACGAGGAGGGCGGCGGCGTCGAGTTCCGCAAGCTCGCCATGCAGCCGGGCAAGCCCCAGGGCTTCGGCTCCGTCGGTCCCGATCACACCCCCCTGCTCGCGCTGCCGGGCAACCCCGTGTCGTCGTACGTCTCCTTCGAGCTGTTCGTCCGCCCCGCCATCCGTGCCCTGATGGGTCTCGAGGACGTCCACCGGCCGACGCTCAGGGCGACCCTGAAGGCGGACAAGGCGCTGAGCTCCCCGAAGGGGCGCAGACAGTTCCTGCGGGCGACGCACGCCGAGGGCGAGGTCACGCCCGTGGGCGGTACCGGATCCCATCTGGTCGCGGCCCTGGCCCACGCCGACGCGCTGATCGTCGTACCCGAGGATGTCGAATCCGTCGACCCCGGCACACAGGTCGAGGTCGTCCTGCTGGACTGA
- the galU gene encoding UTP--glucose-1-phosphate uridylyltransferase GalU, with amino-acid sequence MTQSHPRISKAVIPAAGLGTRFLPATKATPKEMLPVVDKPAIQYVVEEAVSAGLDDVLMITGRNKRPLEDHFDRNYELESALEKKGDAERLAKVQESSDLATMHYVRQGDPRGLGHAVLCAAPHVGHEPFAVLLGDDLIDPRDPLLQRMIEVQEQHGGSVIALMEVAPEQIHLYGCAAVESTTDGDVVKVSGLVEKPDPADAPSNYAVIGRYVLDPHVFEILRQTEPGRGGEIQLTDALQQLAQDEKVGGPVHGVVFKGRRYDTGDRGDYLRAIVRLACEREDLGPDFRTWLRSYVAEEMQQR; translated from the coding sequence ATGACTCAGTCGCACCCCAGGATCAGCAAGGCTGTCATTCCCGCAGCAGGCCTCGGCACCCGGTTCCTGCCGGCCACCAAGGCCACTCCCAAGGAGATGCTGCCGGTCGTGGACAAGCCCGCGATCCAGTACGTGGTGGAGGAGGCCGTGTCGGCGGGGCTCGACGACGTGCTCATGATCACGGGACGCAACAAGCGCCCCCTCGAGGACCACTTCGACCGCAACTACGAGCTCGAGTCGGCCCTGGAGAAGAAGGGCGACGCCGAGCGGCTCGCCAAGGTCCAGGAGTCCAGCGACCTCGCCACCATGCACTACGTGCGCCAGGGCGACCCGAGGGGCCTCGGTCACGCCGTCCTGTGCGCCGCCCCGCACGTCGGGCACGAGCCCTTCGCCGTCCTGCTCGGTGACGACCTGATCGACCCGCGCGACCCCCTGCTCCAGCGCATGATCGAGGTCCAGGAGCAGCACGGCGGCAGCGTCATCGCGCTCATGGAGGTCGCGCCCGAGCAGATCCACCTCTACGGCTGCGCGGCCGTGGAGAGCACCACCGACGGCGATGTGGTCAAGGTGAGCGGCCTGGTCGAGAAGCCGGACCCGGCGGACGCCCCGTCGAACTACGCGGTCATCGGCCGCTACGTCCTCGACCCGCACGTCTTCGAGATACTGCGACAGACCGAGCCCGGCCGCGGCGGTGAGATCCAGCTCACCGACGCGCTCCAGCAGCTCGCGCAGGACGAGAAGGTCGGCGGCCCGGTGCACGGCGTCGTCTTCAAGGGCCGCCGCTATGACACCGGTGACCGTGGCGACTATCTGCGTGCCATTGTCAGACTCGCATGCGAACGTGAAGACCTGGGCCCGGACTTCCGGACCTGGCTTCGCAGTTACGTAGCCGAGGAGATGCAGCAACGTTGA
- a CDS encoding 5-formyltetrahydrofolate cyclo-ligase, with amino-acid sequence MLRREFLAVRNRLTTDVVRDAGTALAERALELPELRRARTVAAYVSVENEPGTLALLDALHARGVRVLLPALLPDNDLDWGAYAGEGSLARVQHGGKMALFEPAGERLGPDAVTSADVVLLPGLAVDARGMRLGRGGGSYDRVLARLERADAHPALVVLLYDSEVVESVPEEAHDRPVDAVVTPSGLRRFKAS; translated from the coding sequence ATGTTGCGGCGAGAGTTCCTCGCGGTGAGGAACAGGTTGACGACGGATGTCGTCAGGGATGCGGGCACGGCGCTGGCCGAGCGCGCGCTGGAGCTGCCCGAGCTGAGGCGCGCGCGGACGGTGGCGGCATACGTCTCCGTGGAGAACGAACCCGGCACACTCGCGCTGCTGGACGCGCTGCACGCGCGCGGCGTGCGCGTGCTCCTCCCGGCGCTGCTGCCGGACAACGACCTGGACTGGGGCGCGTACGCCGGGGAGGGCTCCCTCGCGCGTGTCCAACACGGCGGAAAGATGGCGCTCTTCGAGCCCGCCGGCGAACGCCTGGGCCCGGACGCCGTGACGTCCGCCGACGTCGTCCTGCTGCCCGGGCTCGCGGTGGACGCGCGCGGGATGCGCCTGGGACGCGGCGGAGGGTCCTACGACCGCGTGCTGGCCCGTCTGGAGCGGGCGGACGCGCATCCCGCGCTCGTGGTGCTCCTGTACGACTCGGAGGTCGTCGAGAGCGTCCCCGAGGAGGCGCACGACCGGCCGGTGGACGCGGTGGTGACCCCGTCGGGCCTGCGCCGCTTCAAGGCCTCCTGA